Proteins from one Flavobacterium branchiarum genomic window:
- a CDS encoding glycoside hydrolase family 10 protein — MRKNYLIVLLFFIGVINSATAQCSMGGEFSKSNPKRDLRGVFLASVYSLNWPTNRLASPAVQQAELIVILDNLKANGYNTVFFQVRSECDALYVSSIEPWGYYLTGTQGLAPNPLWDPLLFVINEAHKRGLDLHAWLNPYRAKTASTYATSANHITVTQPTWWFTSSADSQKILNPGLPTVKNYVISIVQDIATRYDVDGIHFDDYFYPNGGMATNQDAQTYIDNNPNNIATITDWRRDNVNQMIAGTYDAIQTINADLNKNIVFGVSPAGIWKSGTPTGISGNSAYSALYCDALAWLNSGKVDYLAPQLYWKITGSQDYVALSKWWNDQAKASGKQLYISQAYYKMTDSNNWTAIEMQNQFIQNRAPSMDATFGQIAYNYTSIKGNSKTINDVLNSNQYKYRAFAPPIAGKDVICPNAPENIRFVGSTLTWDTPVVALDGDLPVKYVVYAFNNSAEAITNKDDGSKIIDIVVGNELVVSQDLKDTKHFVVTSLDKNNNEAGDFNATLGNPDFDLMINKSYVVYPSPFNDFFEIEFQAAFSDYIKVSIFDANGKQVLEQDYVIANSKIVVSPVNIDSGIYFVKISFENGANESFKIIKK, encoded by the coding sequence ATGAGAAAAAATTATTTAATTGTCTTACTTTTTTTTATTGGAGTGATAAACAGTGCTACGGCCCAATGTTCGATGGGTGGCGAGTTTAGCAAAAGCAATCCAAAACGCGATTTGAGAGGTGTTTTTTTAGCCTCAGTTTACAGTTTAAATTGGCCTACAAATCGATTAGCTTCACCAGCAGTACAGCAAGCAGAATTGATTGTGATTTTAGATAATCTAAAAGCTAATGGTTATAATACCGTTTTTTTTCAAGTTCGTTCAGAGTGTGATGCTTTGTATGTCTCAAGTATTGAGCCTTGGGGGTATTATTTAACTGGAACACAAGGTTTGGCACCAAATCCTTTGTGGGATCCTTTGTTGTTTGTTATAAATGAAGCTCATAAAAGAGGACTCGATTTGCATGCTTGGTTGAATCCCTATCGAGCAAAAACAGCCTCTACATACGCTACTTCTGCTAATCATATTACTGTCACCCAGCCTACTTGGTGGTTTACATCATCAGCTGATTCACAAAAAATATTAAATCCTGGCTTACCTACAGTAAAAAATTATGTCATCAGTATTGTACAAGATATTGCTACACGATATGATGTAGATGGAATTCATTTTGATGATTATTTTTATCCCAATGGAGGAATGGCGACAAACCAAGACGCTCAAACTTATATCGATAATAATCCAAATAATATTGCTACCATTACTGATTGGAGAAGAGATAATGTAAACCAGATGATTGCGGGAACCTACGATGCAATACAGACTATAAATGCCGATTTAAATAAAAATATCGTTTTTGGTGTTAGTCCTGCAGGGATTTGGAAAAGTGGAACGCCTACCGGAATTTCTGGAAATTCAGCATATTCGGCTCTTTATTGTGATGCATTAGCGTGGTTGAATTCGGGTAAGGTAGATTATTTAGCTCCTCAATTGTATTGGAAAATTACCGGTTCTCAAGATTATGTGGCTCTGTCAAAATGGTGGAACGATCAAGCCAAGGCTAGCGGGAAACAACTGTATATTAGTCAAGCTTACTATAAAATGACTGATTCAAATAATTGGACAGCAATTGAAATGCAGAATCAATTTATTCAAAATAGAGCTCCTTCGATGGATGCTACTTTTGGGCAAATTGCTTACAATTACACTAGCATAAAAGGTAATTCAAAAACTATTAATGATGTTTTGAATAGCAATCAATATAAATACAGGGCATTTGCACCGCCAATCGCGGGTAAAGATGTTATTTGTCCTAATGCTCCAGAAAACATTAGATTTGTTGGTTCAACGCTAACATGGGATACTCCTGTTGTAGCCTTAGATGGTGATTTGCCTGTGAAATATGTTGTCTATGCTTTTAATAACTCTGCTGAGGCTATAACCAATAAAGATGATGGTTCTAAGATAATCGATATTGTTGTGGGTAATGAATTAGTTGTTTCGCAAGACTTAAAAGACACGAAGCATTTTGTAGTTACTTCATTGGATAAAAATAATAATGAAGCAGGGGATTTTAATGCAACTTTGGGTAATCCGGATTTTGACTTAATGATAAATAAGTCCTACGTGGTTTATCCAAGCCCATTTAATGATTTTTTTGAGATTGAGTTTCAAGCTGCTTTTTCCGATTATATAAAAGTGTCCATTTTTGATGCAAACGGAAAGCAGGTTTTAGAGCAAGATTATGTTATCGCAAATTCTAAAATAGTGGTGAGTCCTGTAAATATTGATAGTGGAATTTATTTTGTAAAAATTAGTTTTGAAAATGGAGCTAATGAGAGCTTTAAAATAATTAAGAAGTAA
- a CDS encoding ligand-binding sensor domain-containing protein: protein MKRYLQIHILLLMLFLYTSCQQKRIEGEKIIINSETKRVITPDELPSLSRNIIQDRKGNIWIATFTGVFRYDGNSFTNITSKVIPFRFFSILEDKKGNFWFGSIGSGAYYYDGKSFQNFTIKEGLLNNEVTSIYEDKKGTIWFGVSGGASRFDGKSFQNYIIEGNEMNVDLTGKTFPSRRPYEVNSIIEDKKGKIWFATRSNTFAYDGKTFSVFSHNDKPFKNVRSIIEDKKGNIWLGGADGLWRYDGNTFTNFTKNFTGYIIEDTKGNIWTTTQKGNSQSWALFHYDGNSLSDKKPIVTEISTADNVLFGILEARNGDIWFGSMNGVHRYDGKTIKDFKNKDN, encoded by the coding sequence ATGAAGAGATACTTACAGATTCATATTTTGCTATTAATGCTTTTTCTATACACATCCTGCCAACAAAAAAGAATAGAGGGAGAAAAAATTATTATCAACTCCGAAACTAAAAGAGTAATCACCCCAGACGAACTTCCATCGTTATCTCGAAATATCATACAAGATAGAAAAGGCAACATTTGGATTGCGACATTTACTGGTGTATTTCGTTACGATGGAAACTCTTTTACCAACATTACAAGCAAAGTAATTCCCTTCCGTTTTTTTTCAATTTTAGAAGATAAAAAAGGAAACTTCTGGTTTGGAAGTATTGGCTCAGGTGCTTATTATTACGATGGCAAATCTTTTCAGAATTTCACAATCAAAGAAGGGCTTCTTAATAACGAAGTAACAAGTATTTATGAAGATAAAAAGGGTACTATTTGGTTTGGTGTTTCTGGAGGAGCAAGTCGTTTCGACGGAAAGTCTTTTCAAAATTATATTATAGAGGGCAACGAAATGAATGTCGATCTTACTGGGAAAACTTTTCCAAGCAGACGTCCCTATGAGGTTAACTCTATCATTGAAGATAAAAAAGGCAAAATTTGGTTTGCTACAAGAAGCAACACCTTTGCCTATGATGGAAAAACATTTTCAGTTTTCTCTCATAACGACAAACCTTTTAAAAATGTTCGTTCCATAATAGAGGACAAAAAAGGAAATATCTGGCTTGGTGGAGCTGATGGTCTTTGGCGCTATGACGGTAATACATTCACTAATTTCACAAAGAATTTTACTGGCTATATAATCGAAGACACAAAAGGCAATATTTGGACTACTACACAAAAAGGCAATAGTCAATCTTGGGCACTTTTTCACTATGACGGAAACTCTTTGTCTGATAAAAAACCAATTGTAACCGAAATTAGCACTGCAGATAATGTTCTTTTTGGTATTTTAGAAGCTCGAAATGGGGACATTTGGTTTGGATCTATGAACGGTGTGCATCGCTATGACGGAAAAACTATCAAAGACTTTAAAAATAAAGACAATTAG
- a CDS encoding T6SS phospholipase effector Tle1-like catalytic domain-containing protein yields MSIVRIIGGEMKNTTRGKMDLHATEGDFNINAATEINWDGGEGGVVHREYEPLHPDDSLSNEKIVRLNLFFDGTQNNKTNTEAGKLHPNSNHVDDSYTNDYSNVARGFDATDPTKENQVRVYIEGIGTENLKSETTFFGNLPNNSGIPLGEGIRGVKAKVTKGCFEAGKGLNEYAGKAITLQVNVFGFSRGATAARYFLHIATNPVETNNPTFSNYEVALPPFGIKCPRYLKTKETDMQVQKYGFFGACLAKWDVIPANIIFNFVGLYDTVAAYGADHRGKAIPGTTISIIDNDTKQLGLDAVNKASFVLQFAADDEHRDNFDLTNINSAGIHGLEFTLPGVHSDIGGCYVENDSENVDLFYEPYFNRDCNKFKEILEEEGWYKPHELKIVHSYTTDFTKKVPVEYDANPVGNFGLVGTRKNIHNSYDKVALNQMFHYSKQFDVAYKNLSLNDHKIKSSFLITVNNQLVRYINACSHLRNQYVIRFNSGENITNEYLAAIKKIKYQDYINEDDLKTLRNEYLHWSSSATKFGYGPKVGGIKNAIERNRNIQYG; encoded by the coding sequence ATGAGTATTGTAAGAATTATCGGTGGAGAGATGAAAAATACCACCAGAGGGAAAATGGATTTACATGCTACAGAAGGTGATTTTAATATAAATGCCGCTACAGAAATTAATTGGGACGGAGGAGAAGGTGGTGTTGTTCATAGAGAATATGAACCATTACATCCAGATGATTCACTTTCTAACGAAAAAATAGTAAGGCTTAATTTATTTTTTGATGGCACACAAAATAATAAAACAAATACTGAAGCAGGAAAATTGCATCCTAATTCTAATCACGTAGATGATAGTTATACAAATGATTATTCTAATGTGGCGCGAGGTTTTGATGCTACAGATCCTACCAAAGAAAATCAAGTACGTGTTTATATAGAAGGTATAGGAACTGAAAACTTAAAAAGTGAGACTACTTTTTTTGGCAATCTGCCTAATAATTCCGGTATCCCTTTGGGTGAGGGTATTCGTGGTGTAAAGGCAAAAGTAACCAAAGGATGTTTTGAAGCAGGGAAAGGTTTGAATGAATATGCGGGAAAAGCCATTACGTTACAAGTAAATGTTTTTGGGTTTAGCAGAGGAGCCACTGCAGCTAGGTATTTTCTGCACATAGCGACTAATCCTGTTGAGACCAATAATCCTACGTTTAGTAATTACGAAGTTGCACTTCCTCCATTTGGCATAAAATGCCCGAGATATTTAAAAACAAAAGAAACGGATATGCAGGTGCAAAAATATGGTTTTTTTGGTGCTTGTCTTGCGAAGTGGGATGTCATACCTGCAAATATCATTTTTAATTTTGTTGGCTTATACGATACTGTAGCTGCTTACGGTGCAGACCATCGGGGCAAAGCAATTCCGGGTACGACGATAAGTATTATAGATAATGATACCAAACAACTGGGGTTGGATGCAGTTAATAAGGCTTCTTTTGTGCTTCAGTTTGCTGCAGACGACGAACACCGTGATAATTTTGACTTGACCAATATAAATAGTGCGGGGATACATGGATTAGAGTTTACTCTACCTGGAGTTCACTCAGATATTGGTGGCTGTTATGTCGAGAATGATTCAGAAAATGTAGATCTTTTTTATGAACCTTATTTTAATCGAGATTGTAATAAATTTAAAGAGATTTTAGAAGAAGAAGGATGGTACAAACCTCATGAGTTAAAAATTGTACATTCTTATACTACCGATTTTACTAAAAAAGTACCTGTAGAGTATGACGCTAATCCTGTAGGGAACTTCGGCTTGGTGGGTACCAGAAAAAACATACACAATAGTTATGATAAGGTTGCGCTAAACCAAATGTTTCATTACTCAAAACAATTTGATGTAGCATATAAGAATTTAAGTCTAAATGACCATAAAATAAAAAGTTCTTTTCTGATAACAGTAAACAATCAGTTAGTGCGTTACATCAATGCTTGCTCGCATTTAAGAAATCAGTATGTTATACGGTTTAATAGTGGGGAGAATATTACAAATGAATATCTCGCTGCTATAAAAAAAATTAAATATCAGGATTATATAAATGAAGATGATTTAAAAACACTGCGAAATGAATACTTGCACTGGTCGTCTAGCGCTACCAAATTTGGCTACGGTCCTAAGGTAGGAGGTATAAAGAATGCAATAGAAAGAAACCGTAATATACAATATGGATAG
- a CDS encoding DUF2931 family protein has translation MIQPLPEFHVEICSPDNKYRIEPIFDTIKTLEGVPAGLPYGGSSGRWGNSRKIWTSQKGTPIGADITYYSGYEDVFYRLNIDFPLEAIKDYMERVYSRVDDRNGETQEYKRLGRGYESGGGEAYDSFSTLVFGFAPKGMVVVWMNFGTTRIELGRYQAQKVIDDVIINKASKKHLEKYRITPERFEEEKEILHISDASPSRWDNYRNRYNWRPEIISESPSFELLQILNSYYNGEVEYMLRPWVSNIPYKERAVPQEINVVWLTGENHEVKKQAFIYLSWIKANEAFTNAGDKFDMQIKIAENNSIQVFLNGQPFEVESIRVFDWSPSMLNGGMYKNVKKIE, from the coding sequence ATGATACAACCATTGCCAGAATTTCATGTAGAAATATGTTCTCCAGATAATAAATATAGGATTGAACCAATTTTTGATACTATAAAGACGCTCGAAGGAGTTCCAGCTGGACTACCTTATGGAGGTTCGTCAGGACGATGGGGCAATTCAAGGAAAATTTGGACTTCACAAAAAGGGACCCCAATAGGGGCGGATATTACTTATTATTCAGGATACGAAGATGTGTTTTATCGACTAAATATTGATTTTCCTTTAGAGGCTATAAAAGACTATATGGAAAGAGTGTATTCCAGAGTAGATGATAGAAATGGAGAAACACAGGAATATAAAAGATTGGGTAGAGGTTATGAATCTGGCGGAGGTGAAGCTTATGATAGTTTTAGTACATTGGTTTTTGGTTTTGCACCAAAAGGAATGGTTGTGGTATGGATGAATTTTGGTACTACGCGAATAGAATTAGGTCGCTATCAGGCTCAGAAAGTAATTGATGATGTTATTATAAATAAGGCAAGTAAAAAACATTTAGAAAAGTATAGAATAACACCAGAGCGATTTGAGGAGGAAAAAGAAATACTACATATTTCTGATGCCAGTCCATCAAGATGGGATAATTATCGTAATCGCTATAACTGGCGTCCAGAAATAATTTCTGAAAGTCCCAGTTTTGAACTCCTGCAAATTTTAAATAGTTATTATAATGGCGAAGTAGAATATATGCTTCGTCCATGGGTTAGCAATATACCCTACAAAGAACGAGCAGTTCCCCAAGAAATAAATGTAGTCTGGTTGACAGGAGAAAACCATGAAGTAAAAAAACAGGCTTTTATCTATCTCAGTTGGATAAAAGCAAATGAAGCTTTTACAAATGCAGGAGACAAATTTGATATGCAGATAAAAATAGCTGAAAATAATAGTATTCAAGTTTTTCTAAATGGACAGCCGTTTGAAGTAGAAAGTATTAGAGTATTTGATTGGTCACCATCTATGCTCAATGGCGGGATGTATAAAAATGTAAAAAAAATAGAGTAG
- a CDS encoding DUF2931 family protein, whose product MIQPLPEFHVEICSPDNKYDITPVYDVIKTLEGVPAGLPYGSSSGRWGNSGSIWTSQQGTPIGADITYYSRYEDVFYRLNIDFPSETIKDYMKRAYSRVDDRNGETQEYKRLGRGYESGGGEAYDSFSTLVFGFAPKGMVMVWMNFGTTRIELGRYQAQILTDSAVIEKTKKKYLSTYRLSSERYDEAAKEYFLVDASPSRWDNYRNRYNWRPEIISESPSFELLQILNSYYNGEVEYMLRPWVSNVPYKERAVPQEINVVWLTGENHEVKKQAFIYLSWIKANEAFTNAGDKFDMQIKIAENNSIQVFLNGQPFEVESIRVFDWSPSMLNGGMYKNVKKIE is encoded by the coding sequence ATGATACAGCCATTACCAGAATTTCATGTAGAAATATGTTCTCCAGATAATAAATATGATATAACTCCAGTCTACGATGTTATAAAAACCCTCGAAGGAGTTCCTGCAGGACTACCATATGGTAGCTCATCAGGGCGATGGGGTAATTCAGGTTCTATTTGGACTTCACAACAAGGGACCCCAATAGGGGCAGATATTACTTATTATTCACGCTACGAAGACGTGTTTTATCGACTAAATATTGATTTCCCATCAGAGACTATAAAAGACTATATGAAAAGAGCGTATTCCAGAGTAGATGATAGAAATGGAGAAACACAGGAATATAAAAGATTGGGTAGAGGTTATGAATCTGGAGGAGGAGAAGCTTATGATAGTTTTAGCACATTGGTTTTTGGTTTTGCACCAAAAGGAATGGTGATGGTATGGATGAATTTTGGTACTACTCGAATAGAATTAGGTCGTTATCAGGCTCAGATACTTACTGATTCAGCTGTTATAGAAAAAACCAAGAAAAAATATCTGTCAACTTATCGTTTAAGTTCAGAGCGATATGATGAAGCTGCAAAAGAATATTTTCTTGTAGATGCCAGTCCATCAAGATGGGATAATTATCGTAATCGCTATAACTGGCGTCCGGAAATAATTTCTGAAAGTCCCAGTTTTGAACTCCTACAAATTTTAAATAGTTATTACAATGGCGAAGTAGAATATATGCTTCGTCCATGGGTTAGCAATGTTCCATACAAAGAACGAGCAGTTCCCCAAGAAATAAATGTAGTCTGGTTGACAGGAGAAAACCATGAAGTAAAAAAACAGGCTTTTATCTATCTCAGTTGGATAAAAGCAAATGAAGCTTTTACAAATGCAGGAGACAAATTTGATATGCAGATAAAAATAGCTGAAAATAATAGTATTCAAGTTTTTCTAAATGGACAGCCGTTTGAAGTAGAAAGTATTAGAGTATTTGATTGGTCACCATCTATGCTCAATGGCGGGATGTATAAAAATGTAAAAAAAATAGAGTAG
- a CDS encoding DUF2931 family protein encodes MIQPLPEFHVEICAPDNNYDITPVYDVIKTLEGVPAGLPYGSSSGRWGDSGSIWTSQQGTPIGADITYYSRYEDVFYRLNIDFPSETIKDYMERAYSAYDDRNGETQEYKRLGRRYESGGGEAYDSFSTLVFGFAPKGMVMVWMNFGTTRIELGRYQAQILTDSAVIEKTKKKYLSTYRLSSERYDEAAKEYFLADASPSRWDNYRNRYNWRPEIISESPSFELLQILNSYYNGEVEYMLRPWVSNAPYKERAVPQEINVVWLTGKNHEVKKQAFIYLSWIKANEAFTNAGDKFDMQIKIAKNNSIQVFLNGQPFEVESIRVFDWSPSMLNGGMYKNVKKIE; translated from the coding sequence ATGATACAACCATTGCCAGAATTTCATGTAGAAATATGTGCGCCAGATAATAATTATGATATAACTCCAGTGTATGATGTTATAAAAACCCTCGAAGGAGTTCCTGCAGGACTCCCATATGGTAGCTCCTCAGGGCGATGGGGCGATTCAGGTTCTATATGGACTTCGCAACAAGGGACCCCAATAGGGGCAGATATTACTTATTATTCACGCTATGAAGACGTATTTTATCGACTAAATATTGATTTCCCATCAGAGACTATAAAAGACTATATGGAAAGAGCTTATTCTGCTTATGACGATAGAAATGGAGAAACACAGGAATATAAAAGACTTGGTCGCAGATACGAATCTGGAGGAGGAGAAGCTTATGATAGTTTTAGTACATTGGTTTTTGGTTTTGCGCCAAAAGGAATGGTGATGGTATGGATGAATTTTGGTACTACTCGAATAGAATTAGGTCGCTATCAGGCCCAAATACTAACTGATTCAGCTGTTATAGAAAAAACAAAGAAAAAATACCTATCAACTTATCGTTTAAGTTCAGAGCGCTATGATGAAGCTGCAAAAGAATATTTTCTTGCAGATGCCAGTCCATCAAGATGGGATAATTATCGTAATCGCTATAATTGGCGTCCAGAAATAATTTCTGAAAGTCCCAGTTTTGAACTCCTACAAATTTTAAATAGTTATTATAATGGTGAAGTAGAATATATGCTTCGCCCATGGGTTAGCAATGCTCCCTACAAAGAACGAGCAGTTCCCCAAGAAATAAATGTAGTCTGGTTGACAGGGAAAAACCATGAAGTAAAAAAACAGGCTTTTATCTATCTCAGTTGGATAAAAGCAAATGAAGCTTTTACAAATGCGGGAGACAAATTTGATATGCAGATAAAAATAGCTAAAAATAATAGTATTCAAGTTTTTCTAAATGGACAGCCGTTTGAAGTAGAAAGTATTAGAGTATTTGATTGGTCACCATCTATGCTCAATGGCGGGATGTATAAAAATGTAAAAAAAATAGAGTAG
- a CDS encoding DUF2931 family protein, with protein sequence MSIACFVFCTQLLQCQMIQPLPEFHVEICSPDNKYRIEPIYDTIKTLEGVPAGLPYGGSSGRWGDSGSVWTSQKGTPIGADITYYSGYEDVFYRLNIDFPSETIKDYMERAYSAYDDRNGETQEYKRLGRRYESGGGEAYDSFSTLVFGFAPKGMVMVWMNFGTTRIELGRYQAQEVIDDVIINKASKKHLEKYRITPERFEEEKEILHISDASPSRWDNYRNRYNWRPEIISESPSFELLQILNSYYNGEVEYMLRPWVSNAPYKERAVPQEINVVWLTGENHEVKKQAFIYLSWIKANEAFTNSGDKFDMQIKIAKNNSIQVFLNGQPFEVESIRVFDWSPSMLNGGMYKNVKKIE encoded by the coding sequence ATGAGTATAGCATGCTTTGTGTTTTGTACTCAATTACTCCAATGTCAGATGATACAACCATTGCCAGAATTTCATGTAGAAATATGTTCTCCAGATAATAAATATAGGATTGAACCAATTTATGATACTATAAAGACGCTCGAAGGAGTTCCAGCTGGACTACCTTATGGAGGTTCCTCAGGGCGATGGGGAGATTCAGGTTCTGTATGGACTTCACAAAAAGGGACCCCAATAGGGGCGGATATTACTTATTATTCAGGATATGAAGACGTATTTTATCGACTAAATATTGATTTCCCATCAGAGACTATAAAAGACTATATGGAAAGAGCTTATTCTGCTTATGACGATAGAAATGGAGAAACACAGGAATATAAAAGACTTGGTCGCAGATACGAATCTGGAGGAGGAGAAGCTTATGATAGTTTTAGTACATTGGTTTTTGGTTTTGCACCAAAAGGAATGGTGATGGTATGGATGAATTTTGGTACTACTCGAATAGAATTAGGTCGCTATCAGGCTCAGGAAGTAATTGATGATGTTATTATAAATAAGGCAAGTAAAAAACATTTAGAAAAGTATAGAATAACACCAGAGCGATTTGAGGAGGAAAAAGAAATACTACATATTTCTGATGCCAGTCCATCAAGATGGGATAATTATCGTAATCGCTATAATTGGCGTCCAGAAATAATTTCTGAAAGTCCCAGTTTTGAACTCCTACAAATTTTAAATAGTTATTATAATGGTGAAGTAGAATATATGCTTCGCCCATGGGTTAGCAATGCTCCCTACAAAGAACGAGCAGTTCCCCAAGAAATAAATGTAGTCTGGTTGACAGGAGAAAACCATGAAGTAAAAAAACAGGCTTTTATCTATCTCAGTTGGATAAAAGCAAATGAAGCTTTTACAAATTCGGGAGACAAATTTGATATGCAGATAAAAATAGCTAAAAATAATAGTATTCAAGTTTTTCTCAATGGACAGCCGTTTGAAGTAGAAAGTATTAGAGTGTTTGATTGGTCACCATCTATGCTTAATGGCGGCATGTATAAAAATGTAAAAAAAATAGAGTAG